The proteins below come from a single Ictidomys tridecemlineatus isolate mIctTri1 chromosome 8, mIctTri1.hap1, whole genome shotgun sequence genomic window:
- the Tmem244 gene encoding putative transmembrane protein 244 isoform X1, producing MTTIGNSSGTTCLSSPQVVLQNLITCLILFYFVYYVSLSMCCLILQVYELDVLAPFDFKTNPSWLNTNYKVLLFSTEVTYFVCGLLFALVVEEWVWDYAISVTILHVAITSTVMLEFPLTSHWWAALGAGLISMICGGQTLAYCLFKDNFIYPDLGNF from the exons ATGACAACCATAGGAAACAGCTCTGGGACCACATGCTTGTCTTCTCCACAGGTTGTTCTACAGAACCTTATTACATGCCTCATCCTGTTCTACTTCGTGTACTATGTGTCTCTGAGCATGTGCTGCCTGATACTCCA GGTGTACGAATTGGATGTCCTGGCACCATTTGATTTCAAAACCAATCCTTCATGGCTCAATACAAATTATAaag TTCTTTTATTCTCAACAGAGGTCACCTACTTTGTTTGTGGATTGCTTTTTGCTCTGGTTGTGGAAGAGTGGGTTTGGGATTATGCTATTTCAGTAACTATTCTTCATGTTGCTATCACTTCAACtg TCATGTTGGAATTCCCCTTAACATCACATTGGTGGGCTGCTTTAG GAGCCGGCTTAATTTCAATGATATGTGGAGGCCAGACTTTAGCATACTGTTTATTCAAAGACAACTTTATATATCCAGATCTGGGTAATTTTTAG
- the Tmem244 gene encoding putative transmembrane protein 244 isoform X2 has protein sequence MALRVRVAPSKVVLQNLITCLILFYFVYYVSLSMCCLILQVYELDVLAPFDFKTNPSWLNTNYKVLLFSTEVTYFVCGLLFALVVEEWVWDYAISVTILHVAITSTVMLEFPLTSHWWAALGAGLISMICGGQTLAYCLFKDNFIYPDLGNF, from the exons GTTGTTCTACAGAACCTTATTACATGCCTCATCCTGTTCTACTTCGTGTACTATGTGTCTCTGAGCATGTGCTGCCTGATACTCCA GGTGTACGAATTGGATGTCCTGGCACCATTTGATTTCAAAACCAATCCTTCATGGCTCAATACAAATTATAaag TTCTTTTATTCTCAACAGAGGTCACCTACTTTGTTTGTGGATTGCTTTTTGCTCTGGTTGTGGAAGAGTGGGTTTGGGATTATGCTATTTCAGTAACTATTCTTCATGTTGCTATCACTTCAACtg TCATGTTGGAATTCCCCTTAACATCACATTGGTGGGCTGCTTTAG GAGCCGGCTTAATTTCAATGATATGTGGAGGCCAGACTTTAGCATACTGTTTATTCAAAGACAACTTTATATATCCAGATCTGGGTAATTTTTAG